One uncultured Desulfuromusa sp. genomic window, GCCATCCGGCAGGTCGACTTGAGTGAGGCGGTTTTTGGCGTTGTAGTGGTAAGTGGTAACGAGGGGGACAGGCACCCCTTGGGAGCCAGTCCCTTCGGTCTTTTTCGTGGTGTTGCCGTTGTTGTCGTATTCGTAGCTGACAGTGCTGTGACTGGTGAGTTCGTTGTTTGGGTTATAGCTGATGGGTCCGGTGGACGCTGCTGTCGCTGATGCGGTT contains:
- a CDS encoding RHS repeat domain-containing protein; the protein is HHQLRLRRSLSTHQCRTTPRPQHSLMKPTTTTATATASATAASTGPISYNPNNELTSHSTVSYEYDNNGNTTKKTEGTGSQGVPVPLVTTYHYNAKNRLTQVDLPDGRTATYSYDPFGRRISKTIGDDNHLLSLCR